GACTGCCATATTCCCTTAAAACATGCATTCTTTTTATTCAGGTCGAGTTCTCAGTCCAACCATTGGGGCACCAACTCCATGTCACTCATCCTcagcttctacatccacatctacaactTAATCTGTACTCAGAAAACCGCCATCATGTGCATGGCAGATTGTACGTCCCAGTTTACCAGTCATTAGCTTTTCTTCCTGAtctattcatgtatggagtgtgggaggaatgactgtttgaatgcgttAGTATTCTAATCATATCCTCATGATATCTATGTGAGCAACATGCAGCGGGCTTGTAGTACATCCGTAGagaaatcatttaaagccggtccttgaagctttgttaacagactttctcgggatagtttacatctatcttcaagaatcttccagttcatttccttcagtatctctgtgacactctcccacagattaaataaacctgtggccattcatgctgcccttctctgtatatgttgaataacccctgttagtcctatctggtaagagtcccacacacttaagtgatattctaggatgggtcacacaagtgatttgtaagcaatctcttttgtagaccgattgtacttccccagtctctttccaagcattaatcctgaCTTTTTCTGCTGTTTGTTGTCAGTCCATCTCTCTGCCAGTTTTCCTCATGGTTTTGGTCCTTGTGGGTTGATGTAGAGCACTGTTTTTGCAACTGAGTTGTCTTGCTTTCTCATAATGTGGATGTACCAACTGAGACATTCTTCCCTCACTTTGTAGGTGATTGGCGAGACACCAAGCCTTTGCTGGACATCTGTATTGTTTATGTGGTCACATCATGTCAGCCCCATGGACAAttgaagcatcttcatctccatggTGTGTAATATTTGCTCCTGTTGTTTTGTCACAGAGCAACACTCAGTCCCATACATTGATGCTGGGCATACCATGGTCTTATATACTTTTGCCTTTAGATACTGAGGCATCTTTTTAATGCAGAGGACTCCAGTGACCTGTCATCACTTGGACCAAGCTACATTCACCCTCACCCAAATATCAAGAGTTGTGTCGCAGTATGAGGTGAAAACAGACACAAGGTGCTTAAAATACATGGTATTCTACAGGTAATTTCGCTGATACTTGTGGTGCCTCTGGTTTTGGAGCCACATTCTAGGTACCCGGTCTTCTGGACATTGAGGTGGAGTCCATTTTCAGCCAGTCTGACCTTCCACATCTGAACCTGTTGCTGGAGTTCAGGGTGGGCCTGGTCAGCAAGTACCACATCGTCTGCGTAAAGAAGGATACCAGAATGTGAAGTCTGTATGTCAGCTGTTGCTGTATCCATGCAAAGGATGAACAGCAATGGTGAAAGGGCAGAACCCTGATGAACACCCACAGTGATACTGAAGGGTGGAGAGGTTCCAGCAGGACTCCAAACAACACTAGTGGAATTACGGTACAAAAGGTGCACTCAGCTTACAAACTCTTCAGGGATGGTGTGGAAGTGAAGAGCTCGCCAAGTAAGATCATATGGGATatggtcaaaagccttttctaggtCTAGAAATGCCATTTGTacactcttctgtctctctctgtgttttTCCATCAAAAGGCGCATGGCATGTATAGGATTGATGGTGCTGCATCCCTTAACAAATCCACACCGGTTTAGTGTTACAGTGACAATACTTGAGTCTGCTATCAAGTACCTGTTCAAAGACCTTTAAAGTATGACTGAGGAGTAGAATAGGGCAATAAGTCAAGCAATTGTTCACATCTCCTTTTCCTTCCAGATTGGTACTGTTATGCTAGTTGCCCATGTTTGTGGAAGTTGTTTTTTGGCGAAAATTTGGTTGAAGAGTGAGGCAAGGAATTATGAAGCAGGCTTTCTGAGAATTTTCCTGATTTCTGCTGGTAGGTCATCTGGGCcagttgcttttccatttttcatcttgcTGATGCCAAGCATTACTTCCTTAGATGAAATCGAAGGGACGGGTCCTAAGGTAGCATCAGGATGCATAATCTCTTTGTTGCTGATGTTATGAAAGTAGTCTGCCCAATTCTGGAGAATAGATTGTTTGTCTCTTAGCAGTTTGGCTTTGGCTCCATTGATGAGCATGACGTGTCCAATGTACTGAGCTGAACAGcaatgtgacttagcaagacagcagaTGATGTTTTCTCCCAATGGTGTGTCATGCTGGTCATACAGTGTCTGGTAGTACTGCTCTTTTGCTG
This portion of the Schistocerca nitens isolate TAMUIC-IGC-003100 chromosome 7, iqSchNite1.1, whole genome shotgun sequence genome encodes:
- the LOC126195794 gene encoding uncharacterized protein LOC126195794; this translates as MLWNRNIEQQQKCWEKPYLEENTLINKPGGGHKVKQAIREKKMAYKTWWYSRLDTDLQKYRNLKSAVKTAVAAAKEQYYQTLYDQHDTPLGENIICCLAKSHCCSAQYIGHVMLINGAKAKLLRDKQSILQNWADYFHNISNKEIMHPDATLGPVPSISSKEVMLGISKMKNGKATGPDDLPAEIRKILRKPAS